A window of Bos taurus isolate L1 Dominette 01449 registration number 42190680 breed Hereford chromosome 19, ARS-UCD2.0, whole genome shotgun sequence contains these coding sequences:
- the CSF3 gene encoding granulocyte colony-stimulating factor isoform X1 translates to MKLMVLQLLLWHSALWTVHEATPLGPARSLPQSFLLKCLEQVRKIQADGAELQERLCAAHKLCHPEELMLLRHSLGIPQAPLSSCSSQSLQLGLLQALAGISPELAPTLDTLQLDVTDFATNIWLQMEDLGAAPAVQPTQGAMPTFTSAFQRRAGGVLVASQLHRFLELAYRGLRYLAEP, encoded by the exons ATGAAGCTGATGG TCCTGCAGCTGCTCCTCTGGCACAGTGCGCTCTGGACGGTGCACGAAGCCACCCCCCTTGGCCCTGCCCGATCCCTGCCCCAGAGCTTCCTGCTCAAGTGCTTAGAGCAAGTGAGGAAAATCCAGGCTGATGGCGCCGAGCTGCAGGAGAGGCTG TGTGCCGCCCACAAGCTGTGCCACCCGGAGGAGCTGATGCTGCTCAGGCACTCTCTGGGCATCCCCCAGGCTCCCCTAAGCAGCTGCTCCAGCCAGTCCCTGCAGCTG ggcctcctgcaggcCCTGGCGGGCATCTCCCCAGAGCTGGCCCCCACCTTGGACACACTGCAGCTGGACGTCACTGACTTTGCCACGAACATCTGGCTGCAG ATGGAGGACCTGGGGGCGGCCCCCGCTGTGCAGCCCACCCAGGGCGCCATGCCGACCTTCACTTCAGCCTTCCAACGCAGAGCAGGAGGGGTCCTGGTTGCTTCCCAGCTGCATCGTTTCCTGGAGCTGGCATACCGTGGCCTGCGCTACCTTGCTGAGCCCTGA
- the PSMD3 gene encoding 26S proteasome non-ATPase regulatory subunit 3 — protein sequence MKQEGSARRRGADKAKPPPGGGEQEPPPPPAPQDVEMKEEAAAGGGSTGETAGKTAAAAAEHSQRELDTVTLEDIKEHVKQLEKAVSGKEPRFVLRALRMLPSTSRRLNHYVLYKAVHGFFTSNNATRDFLLPFLEEPMDTEADLQFRPRTGKAASAPLLPEVEAYLQLLMVIFLMNSKRYKEAQKISDDLMQKISTQNRRALDLVAAKCYYYHARVYEFLDKLDVVRSFLHARLRTATLRHDTDGQATLLNLLLRNYLHYSLYDQAEKLVSKSVFPEQANNNEWARYLYYTGRIKAIQLEYSEARRTMTNALRKAPQHTAVGFKQTVHKLLIVVELLLGEIPDRLQFRQPSLKRSLMPYFLLTQAVRTGNLAKFNQVLDQFGEKFQADGTYTLIIRLRHNVIKTGVRMISLSYSRISLADIAQKLQLDSPEDAEFIVAKAIRDGVIEASINHEKGYVQSKEMIDIYSTREPQLAFHQRISFCLDIHNMSVKAMRFPPKSYNKDLESAEERREREQQDLEFAKEMAEDDDDSFP from the exons ATGAAGCAGGAGGGCTCGGCGCGGCGCCGCGGCGCGGACAAGGCGAAGCCGCCGCCCGGCGGAGGGGAACAAGAACCACCGCCGCCCCCGGCCCCCCAGGATGTGGAGATGAaagaggaggcggcggcgggtGGCGGATCAACCGGGGAGACTGCTGGCAAGACGGCGGCTGCGGCGGCTGAGCACTCCCAGCGAGAGCTGGACACCGTCACCTTGGAGG ACATCAAGGAGCATGTGAAacagctggagaaggcagtgtCGGGCAAGGAGCCTCGGTTTGTGCTGCGGGCCCTACGGATGCTGCCTTCCACGTCCCGCCGCCTCAACCACTACGTTCTGTACAAGGCTGTGCACGGCTTCTTCACTTCCAACAATGCCACTCGAGACTTCTTGCTacccttcctggaagag cccatggacacagaagccgaTTTACAGTTCCGTCCCCGAACAGGAAAAGCTGCGTCGGCTCCCCTCCTGCCTGAAGTGGAAGCCTACCTCCAGCTTCTCATGGTCATCTTCCTGATGAACAGCAAGCGCTACAAAGAG GCACAGAAGATTTCTGATGATCTGATGCAGAAGATCAGCACTCAGAACCGCCGGGCCTTGGACCTTGTGGCTGCCAAGTGTTACTATTATCATGCCCGGGTCTATGAGTTCCTGGATAAGCTGGATGTGGTGCGCAG CTTCTTGCACGCTCGGCTCCGGACCGCCACCCTGCGGCACGACACAGACGGGCAGGCCACGCTGCTGAACCTCCTGCTGCGGAACTACCTGCACTACAGCCTGTACGACCAGGCCGAGAAGCTGGTGTCCAAGTCTGTGTTTCCTGAGCAGGCCAACAACAATGAGTGGGCAAGGTACCTCTACTACACAG GGCGCATCAAAGCCATCCAGCTGGAGTACTCAGAGGCCCGAAGAACAATGACCAACGCCCTTCGGAAGGCCCCTCAGCACACAGCGGTCGGCTTCAAACAGACG GTGCACAAGCTTCTGATTGTGGTGGAGTTGCTGCTGGGGGAGATCCCAGACCGGCTGCAGTTCCGTCAACCATCCCTCAAGCGCTCACTCATGCCCTACTTCCTTCTGACCCAGG CTGTCAGGACAGGAAACCTAGCCAAGTTCAACCAGGTCCTGGATCAGTTTGGGGAGAAGTTCCAAGCAGATGGGACCTATACCCTCATCATCCGACTGCGGCACAACGTCATCAAGACAG GTGTGCGCATGATCAGCCTCTCCTATTCCCGCATCTCCTTGGCGGACATCGCCCAGAAGCTGCAGCTTGATAGCCCAGAGGATGCAGAGTTCATTGTCGCCAAG GCCATTCGAGATGGCGTCATTGAGGCCAGCATCAACCACGAGAAGGGCTACGTCCAGTCCAAGGAGATGATTGACATCTATTCCACCCGTGAGCCCCAGTTAGCCTTCCACCAGCGCATCTCCTTCTGCCTGGATATTCACAACATGTCTGTCAAG GCCATGAGGTTTCCTCCCAAATCCTACAACAAGGACTTGGAGTCTGCAGAG GAGCGGCGAGAGCGGGAACAGCAGGACTTGGAGTTTGCCAAGGAGATGGCAGAAGACGACGATGACAGCTTCCCTTga
- the CSF3 gene encoding granulocyte colony-stimulating factor precursor produces MKLMVLQLLLWHSALWTVHEATPLGPARSLPQSFLLKCLEQVRKIQADGAELQERLCAAHKLCHPEELMLLRHSLGIPQAPLSSCSSQSLQLTSCLNQLHGGLFLYQGLLQALAGISPELAPTLDTLQLDVTDFATNIWLQMEDLGAAPAVQPTQGAMPTFTSAFQRRAGGVLVASQLHRFLELAYRGLRYLAEP; encoded by the exons ATGAAGCTGATGG TCCTGCAGCTGCTCCTCTGGCACAGTGCGCTCTGGACGGTGCACGAAGCCACCCCCCTTGGCCCTGCCCGATCCCTGCCCCAGAGCTTCCTGCTCAAGTGCTTAGAGCAAGTGAGGAAAATCCAGGCTGATGGCGCCGAGCTGCAGGAGAGGCTG TGTGCCGCCCACAAGCTGTGCCACCCGGAGGAGCTGATGCTGCTCAGGCACTCTCTGGGCATCCCCCAGGCTCCCCTAAGCAGCTGCTCCAGCCAGTCCCTGCAGCTG ACGAGCTGCCTGAACCAACTACACGGCGGCCTCTTTCTctaccagggcctcctgcaggcCCTGGCGGGCATCTCCCCAGAGCTGGCCCCCACCTTGGACACACTGCAGCTGGACGTCACTGACTTTGCCACGAACATCTGGCTGCAG ATGGAGGACCTGGGGGCGGCCCCCGCTGTGCAGCCCACCCAGGGCGCCATGCCGACCTTCACTTCAGCCTTCCAACGCAGAGCAGGAGGGGTCCTGGTTGCTTCCCAGCTGCATCGTTTCCTGGAGCTGGCATACCGTGGCCTGCGCTACCTTGCTGAGCCCTGA